The Halobacterium litoreum genome includes a region encoding these proteins:
- a CDS encoding DUF5802 family protein yields MFEAFSSGYYLGRLYVEPAAGERAAINRAHHRRVNEQLYTTDEGISRTDLPLVMKLGEAHLAVDGEDDVPERTLAVPERLLERLDVPNPPTLEEVLLAKREHARRLLDIGAV; encoded by the coding sequence ATGTTCGAGGCGTTCTCCAGCGGCTACTACCTCGGACGGTTGTACGTCGAACCCGCGGCCGGCGAGCGCGCGGCCATCAACCGCGCGCACCACCGGCGGGTCAACGAGCAACTGTACACAACCGACGAAGGCATCTCGCGGACGGACCTCCCGCTCGTGATGAAACTCGGCGAGGCACACCTCGCCGTCGACGGCGAGGACGACGTGCCCGAGCGGACACTCGCCGTCCCCGAGCGACTACTGGAGCGCCTCGACGTCCCGAACCCGCCGACGCTCGAGGAGGTGTTGCTCGCGAAACGCGAGCACGCGCGCCGCCTCCTCGACATCGGCGCGGTGTAG
- a CDS encoding GNAT family N-acetyltransferase, producing the protein MTSEELTVRQATPEDYDDVAAFTSEIWTDRSGDYIPQVYHDWIAGDGDTQRTFVVDTGDDVGGICQAVLLSEHEAWLQGMRSNPEFRGEGIAGLLNEAAFDWAAEKGATVARNMVFSWNDAGLGASRDAGFEPGIEFRWAHPDPREDALAGLDTDATVENDPDAAWTQWMGSDGRDVLGGLALDDEESWALRELTRDTLHDASDDAEVFSVQDDGTTAMAFRVRDYDRENDDGEDVHWAEYGAATWDDTESARVLFAAIAEDAAALGADETRVLIPESTQHVTDAAYTRAGISDEPKFALECDLTDRR; encoded by the coding sequence ATGACCTCGGAGGAACTCACCGTCCGGCAGGCGACGCCCGAGGACTACGACGACGTCGCCGCCTTCACGAGCGAAATCTGGACCGACCGGAGCGGCGACTACATCCCGCAGGTCTACCACGACTGGATCGCCGGCGACGGCGACACCCAGCGCACGTTCGTCGTGGACACCGGGGACGACGTCGGCGGCATCTGTCAGGCCGTGTTGCTCTCCGAGCACGAGGCGTGGCTGCAGGGGATGCGCTCGAACCCCGAGTTCCGGGGCGAGGGCATCGCCGGCCTGCTGAACGAGGCGGCCTTCGACTGGGCCGCCGAGAAGGGCGCGACGGTCGCCCGGAACATGGTGTTCTCGTGGAACGACGCCGGCCTCGGCGCGTCCCGCGACGCCGGCTTCGAACCCGGCATCGAGTTCCGGTGGGCCCACCCGGACCCTCGCGAGGACGCGCTCGCCGGCCTCGACACCGACGCCACGGTCGAGAACGACCCGGACGCGGCGTGGACGCAGTGGATGGGCAGCGACGGCCGGGACGTGCTCGGCGGCCTCGCGCTCGACGACGAGGAGTCGTGGGCGCTCCGCGAACTCACCCGCGACACGCTCCACGATGCGAGCGACGACGCCGAGGTGTTCTCGGTACAGGACGACGGCACGACGGCGATGGCGTTCCGCGTGCGCGACTACGACCGCGAGAACGACGACGGCGAGGACGTCCACTGGGCGGAGTACGGCGCCGCGACGTGGGACGACACCGAGTCCGCCCGCGTCCTGTTCGCCGCCATCGCCGAGGACGCCGCCGCGCTCGGCGCCGACGAGACGCGCGTCCTCATCCCCGAGTCCACCCAGCACGTCACGGACGCCGCGTACACGCGCGCCGGCATCAGCGACGAACCGAAGTTCGCACTGGAGTGCGATTTGACCGACCGGCGGTAG
- a CDS encoding adenosylhomocysteinase encodes MVERDRPADADPLAWIRAQTPVLQSLAEDSAERSPLDGLTVAVASHLEPKTGVFVETLHEAGADVLFTGSNPHSVHGDVVAHLDDLDGVRGFAWEGMDHDDLDIAQHELLAAGPDVVCSDGAELLVKAHAEHPEVADDLLGAAEQTTSGVSRVEAMDADGALSVPVYRVNHTPVKHWFDNVHGTGESALANVMLSTNTVLSGSTVVVAGYGYVGRGIAQKARGIGARTVVTEVDPRKALQAHMHGHEVRPMAEAASEGDLFVTATGNCHVIREEHFDRMQDGTVLCNVGHRNVEIAIDDLRSMSVDRAEMGDGITCFELPDGRVVNLLADGELVNLAGPFSQGHPAGVMDTTFGAMFATVRHLATADEVPAPGAYDVPTRIDREVASRKLDALGVDVDEMTDLQEEYLASWDRESVV; translated from the coding sequence ATGGTCGAACGCGACCGTCCGGCGGACGCGGACCCGTTGGCGTGGATTAGAGCACAGACGCCCGTTCTGCAGTCACTGGCCGAGGACAGCGCCGAGCGGTCGCCACTCGACGGGCTGACCGTCGCCGTCGCGTCCCACCTCGAACCGAAGACGGGGGTGTTCGTCGAGACGCTCCACGAGGCGGGCGCAGACGTGCTGTTCACTGGGAGCAACCCCCACAGCGTCCACGGGGACGTGGTCGCGCACCTCGACGACCTCGACGGGGTTCGCGGGTTCGCGTGGGAGGGGATGGACCACGACGACCTCGACATCGCCCAGCACGAACTCCTCGCGGCGGGGCCGGACGTCGTCTGCAGCGACGGGGCGGAACTGCTGGTGAAAGCCCACGCCGAACACCCCGAGGTGGCCGACGACCTCCTCGGGGCCGCCGAGCAGACCACCTCGGGCGTGAGCCGGGTCGAGGCGATGGACGCGGACGGCGCCCTCTCGGTGCCGGTCTACCGAGTCAACCACACGCCGGTCAAACACTGGTTCGACAACGTCCACGGCACCGGCGAGAGCGCGCTGGCGAACGTGATGCTCTCGACGAACACCGTCCTCTCGGGTTCGACCGTCGTGGTCGCCGGCTACGGCTACGTCGGGCGCGGCATCGCACAGAAAGCCCGCGGCATCGGTGCCCGCACCGTCGTGACGGAGGTGGACCCGCGGAAAGCCCTCCAGGCGCACATGCACGGCCACGAGGTCCGCCCGATGGCCGAGGCCGCGTCAGAGGGCGACCTCTTCGTCACCGCCACCGGCAACTGCCACGTGATTCGCGAGGAGCACTTCGACCGGATGCAGGACGGCACAGTCCTCTGTAACGTCGGCCACCGGAACGTGGAAATCGCCATCGACGACCTGCGCTCGATGTCCGTCGACCGGGCGGAGATGGGCGACGGCATCACCTGTTTCGAACTCCCCGACGGCCGCGTCGTCAATCTGCTCGCCGACGGGGAACTCGTGAACTTGGCGGGGCCGTTCAGCCAGGGCCACCCGGCGGGGGTGATGGACACCACGTTCGGTGCGATGTTCGCGACGGTGCGCCACCTGGCGACGGCGGACGAGGTGCCGGCGCCGGGCGCGTACGACGTGCCGACCCGAATCGACAGAGAGGTCGCCAGCCGGAAACTCGACGCGCTCGGCGTCGACGTCGACGAGATGACCGACCTCCAAGAGGAGTACTTGGCGTCGTGGGACCGGGAGTCGGTCGTCTGA
- a CDS encoding potassium channel family protein: MRDLRFPRDPSDLTRRQRLLLAFLGGLVTVVLVFTATYYWGMRTLEGRPRTPFQALNTVIETLTTTGFGADSPWETPWMNLFVALMQVTGVVIGFVTLRVLVIPLFERTPLNLDDRLSPKDDHVVVAEYRRDTEVLLDELEALDVDYVLVESDEEEAKRLSDDGYQAINGDPEDAADLERASIGKASLLITDAGDRTASVVLTALDLNEDLRVVSFTPSTRRKAALAEVGVDRSVAPHALIGARLAEKATTPVALPESVGDDVAIREILVRRGSHLHGVRVGDSPVAAHPELSLVAGWFDGELRIPPSSGDRLTPNTVLVVAGPEGVLDEVANDVAGVRRPAASRGRVVVAGLGEGGQAAVDALPEEVSATTVDQRADADPDVVGDVTEPETLREADVEGASALVVTVDDDATTLLAVAMARSLADDLEILVRVTDEEKASPAVRAGADYVLSVQRVCARLVAAEVHGERVMDPVGQIRLVRADAAPFAGKTLAGASDPEHGWTVVAVVRAGDVRTDQSTTIEAADEVVVAGTDRSIRHFEKQT; the protein is encoded by the coding sequence ATGCGCGACCTCCGGTTCCCACGCGACCCGAGTGACCTCACCCGCCGCCAGCGACTCCTGCTCGCGTTCCTCGGCGGCCTCGTCACCGTCGTACTCGTGTTCACGGCGACCTACTACTGGGGAATGCGGACGCTGGAGGGGCGACCGCGGACGCCGTTTCAGGCGCTGAACACGGTCATCGAGACGCTGACGACGACGGGGTTCGGCGCGGACTCGCCGTGGGAGACGCCGTGGATGAACCTCTTCGTCGCGCTGATGCAGGTGACGGGCGTCGTCATCGGGTTCGTCACCCTGCGCGTGCTCGTGATTCCGCTGTTCGAGCGCACGCCCCTGAATCTCGACGACCGCCTCTCGCCGAAGGACGACCACGTCGTCGTCGCGGAGTACCGCCGCGACACCGAAGTCCTGCTCGACGAACTCGAAGCGCTCGACGTCGACTACGTGCTCGTGGAGTCCGACGAGGAGGAAGCCAAGCGCCTCTCGGACGACGGCTATCAGGCAATCAACGGCGACCCGGAGGACGCCGCCGACCTCGAGCGCGCGAGCATCGGGAAGGCGTCCCTGCTCATCACGGACGCCGGCGACCGCACCGCGAGCGTCGTGTTGACCGCACTCGACCTGAACGAGGACCTCCGGGTCGTGAGTTTCACGCCGTCGACGCGCCGGAAGGCCGCGCTCGCGGAGGTCGGCGTCGACCGCAGCGTCGCGCCCCACGCCCTCATCGGCGCGCGACTCGCGGAGAAAGCGACGACGCCCGTCGCCCTCCCCGAGAGCGTCGGCGACGACGTGGCGATTCGGGAGATTCTCGTCCGGCGCGGCAGCCACCTGCACGGCGTCCGCGTCGGCGACTCGCCGGTCGCCGCGCACCCGGAACTGTCGCTGGTCGCGGGGTGGTTCGACGGCGAACTCCGGATACCGCCGTCGTCAGGCGACCGCCTCACGCCGAACACCGTCCTCGTCGTCGCCGGGCCCGAAGGCGTCCTCGACGAGGTGGCCAACGACGTGGCGGGCGTCCGGCGCCCCGCGGCGAGTCGCGGTCGCGTGGTCGTCGCGGGGCTCGGCGAGGGCGGGCAGGCGGCCGTCGACGCGCTCCCCGAGGAGGTGTCCGCGACGACTGTCGACCAGCGCGCGGACGCGGACCCCGACGTCGTCGGGGACGTGACCGAACCGGAGACGCTCCGCGAGGCCGACGTCGAGGGCGCGTCGGCGCTGGTCGTCACGGTCGACGACGACGCGACGACGCTGCTCGCGGTGGCGATGGCGCGGTCGCTCGCCGACGACCTCGAAATCCTCGTGCGCGTCACCGACGAGGAGAAGGCGTCGCCGGCGGTGCGCGCGGGCGCCGACTACGTGCTGTCCGTCCAGCGGGTCTGCGCGCGGCTCGTCGCCGCGGAAGTCCACGGCGAGCGCGTGATGGACCCGGTCGGCCAGATTCGGCTGGTGCGCGCCGACGCGGCGCCGTTCGCGGGAAAGACGCTCGCGGGCGCGAGCGACCCCGAGCACGGCTGGACCGTCGTCGCGGTCGTCCGCGCTGGCGACGTGCGCACCGACCAATCGACGACAATCGAGGCCGCCGACGAGGTGGTCGTCGCGGGCACCGACCGCTCGATTCGCCACTTCGAGAAGCAGACCTGA
- a CDS encoding ArsR/SmtB family transcription factor, with protein MDSGALLDLLGNENRRRILSLLARKPCYVTEISEYIGVSPKAVIDHLRRLEEAGLVESQVDDQRRKYFHIAENLRLEVRLSPFDFGAKSAYPASADLDLTRCQHISVRVEDRREDDVAQLAAKLEDLKDLERELSLAQRWVQGRLADVQNRLADAVGDGHERLYADVLAALADGDRTVEVLADRLDAPEPLVEGVLETLDERDVVTRESGEWRIAE; from the coding sequence ATGGACTCCGGGGCGTTACTCGACTTGCTGGGCAACGAGAACCGCAGGCGCATCCTCAGCCTGCTCGCCCGCAAGCCCTGTTACGTCACGGAGATTTCGGAGTACATCGGCGTCAGCCCGAAGGCCGTCATCGACCACCTCCGGCGACTGGAGGAGGCCGGCCTCGTCGAGTCACAGGTCGACGACCAGCGCCGCAAGTACTTCCACATCGCCGAGAATCTGCGACTGGAGGTCCGGCTGTCCCCGTTCGACTTCGGCGCGAAGTCCGCGTACCCCGCGAGCGCGGACCTCGACTTGACGCGCTGTCAGCACATCTCGGTGCGCGTCGAGGACCGACGCGAGGACGACGTCGCCCAGTTGGCGGCGAAACTGGAGGACCTGAAGGACCTCGAACGCGAACTGTCGCTCGCTCAGCGCTGGGTGCAGGGCCGCCTCGCGGACGTGCAGAACCGCCTCGCGGACGCCGTCGGCGACGGCCACGAGCGCCTGTACGCCGACGTGCTCGCCGCGCTCGCGGACGGCGACCGCACCGTCGAGGTGCTCGCCGACCGGCTGGACGCCCCGGAGCCGCTCGTCGAGGGCGTCCTAGAGACCCTCGACGAGCGAGACGTGGTGACCCGAGAGAGCGGCGAGTGGCGCATCGCGGAGTAG
- the gatD gene encoding Glu-tRNA(Gln) amidotransferase subunit GatD: protein MTADAGDRVRVEREGATHEGVLLPSASPDHLVVKLDSGYNVGVDRDGADVEVLESGVFDVEGDAGEDASSAVEFDDDLPTIALISTGGTIASTVDYRTGAVTAQFDAEDVLRAVPDLAGRANYRGRVVANILSENMEVPIWQDLAEAVHEEIENGADGVVVMHGTDTMQYSASALSFVLDTPVPVVFTGSQRSADRPSSDNVMNAVCSVEAAKADAAEVMVCMHASESDDRCALHRGTRVRKNHTSRRDAFETVGAEPLGYVDYDEASEDATGDARGVSFTKAYTEREEAPLDIAPDLDEDVELVKFTPGMDEAFFEACEGKSGVVVEGTGLGHVHTDFVETIEELVDDGTTVVMTSQCLDGRVCDRVYDTGRDLLDAGVVEGEDMLPGTAKVKLMWALANSDDPAATMQEPLAGEITERSTPWQ, encoded by the coding sequence ATGACTGCAGACGCAGGGGACCGCGTGCGCGTCGAACGCGAGGGCGCGACCCACGAGGGCGTGTTGCTGCCGTCGGCGTCGCCGGACCACCTCGTCGTGAAACTCGACTCCGGCTACAACGTCGGCGTCGACCGCGACGGGGCCGACGTGGAGGTACTGGAATCGGGCGTCTTCGACGTCGAGGGCGACGCCGGCGAGGACGCGAGTTCGGCCGTCGAGTTCGACGACGACCTGCCGACCATCGCGCTCATCTCCACCGGGGGCACCATCGCGTCGACGGTGGACTACCGCACCGGCGCTGTCACCGCGCAGTTCGACGCCGAGGACGTGCTCCGAGCGGTGCCGGACCTCGCGGGGCGCGCGAACTACCGCGGGCGCGTCGTCGCGAACATCCTCTCGGAGAACATGGAGGTCCCCATCTGGCAGGACCTCGCCGAGGCCGTCCACGAGGAAATCGAGAACGGCGCGGACGGCGTCGTCGTGATGCACGGCACGGACACGATGCAGTACTCGGCGAGCGCGCTGTCGTTCGTCCTCGACACGCCCGTCCCGGTCGTGTTCACGGGGAGTCAGCGCTCGGCCGACCGGCCGTCCTCGGACAACGTGATGAACGCCGTCTGCTCGGTGGAGGCCGCGAAGGCCGACGCCGCCGAGGTGATGGTCTGCATGCACGCCTCCGAGAGCGACGACCGGTGTGCGCTCCACCGCGGCACCCGCGTGCGGAAGAACCACACCAGTCGCCGGGACGCCTTCGAGACCGTGGGCGCGGAACCGCTCGGCTACGTCGACTACGACGAGGCGAGCGAGGACGCGACGGGCGACGCGCGCGGCGTCTCGTTCACGAAGGCGTACACCGAGCGAGAAGAGGCGCCCCTCGACATCGCGCCCGACCTCGACGAGGACGTGGAACTGGTGAAGTTCACGCCCGGCATGGACGAGGCGTTCTTCGAGGCCTGCGAGGGCAAGAGCGGCGTCGTCGTCGAGGGAACGGGCCTCGGGCACGTCCACACCGATTTCGTGGAGACAATCGAGGAACTGGTCGACGACGGCACGACCGTCGTCATGACGAGCCAGTGCCTCGACGGCCGCGTCTGCGACCGCGTCTACGACACGGGCCGGGACCTGCTCGACGCGGGCGTCGTGGAGGGCGAGGACATGCTCCCCGGCACCGCGAAGGTGAAACTGATGTGGGCGCTCGCGAACAGCGACGACCCCGCGGCGACGATGCAGGAACCGCTCGCGGGCGAAATCACCGAGCGGTCGACGCCGTGGCAATGA
- a CDS encoding cold-shock protein, translating to MAEGKVDFFNDTGGYGFISTDSDDVDDDEDVFFHMEDVGGPDLEEGQEVEFDIESSPKGPRATNLVRN from the coding sequence ATGGCAGAAGGGAAGGTTGACTTCTTCAACGACACTGGCGGCTACGGTTTCATCTCGACTGACAGCGACGACGTGGACGACGACGAGGACGTGTTCTTCCACATGGAAGACGTCGGCGGCCCGGACCTCGAAGAGGGTCAGGAAGTGGAGTTCGACATCGAGTCCTCCCCGAAGGGACCGCGCGCGACGAACCTCGTTCGTAACTAA